In Clostridium sporogenes, one genomic interval encodes:
- a CDS encoding L-2-amino-thiazoline-4-carboxylic acid hydrolase, translating to MEQGIFGISIYKALIKRMKHEESFIFTQKCFLHNMDIMFKSPILRCFSKSKTLLRISRKIIIKDVNSKDNSLGFKYQLKSKKKEYLYEFDVLQCPIVQLLKKYGLLFLGKYLCEADCYVMKYMPKDVVLIRDKVLSKGDEICEFKYKIIKK from the coding sequence ATGGAACAAGGAATCTTTGGGATTTCTATATATAAGGCATTGATTAAAAGAATGAAGCACGAGGAATCTTTTATTTTTACACAAAAATGCTTTTTGCATAATATGGATATTATGTTTAAGTCACCAATTTTAAGATGTTTTTCTAAGAGTAAAACGTTACTAAGAATTTCAAGAAAAATCATTATAAAAGATGTAAATAGTAAGGATAATTCATTGGGTTTTAAATATCAACTAAAATCTAAAAAGAAAGAGTATTTGTATGAATTTGATGTTTTACAGTGTCCTATTGTTCAGTTATTAAAAAAATATGGTTTATTATTTTTAGGTAAATACTTGTGTGAAGCGGATTGTTATGTTATGAAATATATGCCTAAAGATGTTGTATTAATAAGAGATAAAGTGTTATCAAAAGGTGATGAGATTTGTGAATTTAAATATAAGATAATTAAAAAATAG
- a CDS encoding alpha/beta hydrolase, with product MEESKCPTIIRGHGGAFVGGDKEQVDIFATTLASNGYVVLLMNYELAPEAKYPISIMQLEEFYSHIASIKTKYSIDKNQLFFAGDSAGAQIVSQFLAIQTNKEFPDKMRFK from the coding sequence TTGGAAGAAAGCAAATGCCCAACAATTATAAGGGGGCATGGTGGAGCATTTGTAGGAGGAGACAAAGAGCAAGTTGATATTTTTGCTACAACTTTAGCAAGTAATGGTTATGTAGTGCTTTTAATGAATTATGAATTAGCTCCTGAAGCAAAATATCCTATTTCAATAATGCAGTTAGAAGAATTTTATAGTCATATAGCTAGTATTAAAACAAAGTACTCAATTGATAAAAATCAGTTATTCTTTGCAGGAGATTCCGCAGGAGCACAAATAGTAAGTCAGTTTCTTGCAATTCAAACTAATAAAGAATTCCCAGATAAGATGAGATTTAAATAG
- a CDS encoding radical SAM protein has protein sequence MRYEGAIFRPPSEANSLILQITIGCSHNKCSFCSMYKDEKFRVRDLKEIFEDLEESKLYYKKINRIFLADGDALCLKTETLKKILLKIKETHPQCDRVGIYATAKDVLRKSIEELKALRELGLGIVYMGLESGSSEILEDINKGVKVEEYIEASKKARASGIKSSITVISGLGGKEKWQQHAIETGKALSLIDPDYVGLLTLLLDEGTEMTEQVKRGEITLLKPEEVMKETKLMLENMNVTNCIFRSNHASNYVALRGTLPRDKEKLIKVIENILKEDFYYKEDMYRLL, from the coding sequence ATGAGGTATGAAGGCGCTATATTTAGACCACCTAGTGAGGCGAATAGTTTAATTTTACAAATTACTATAGGATGTTCTCACAATAAATGCAGTTTTTGTTCTATGTATAAGGATGAGAAGTTTAGAGTAAGAGATTTAAAGGAAATATTTGAAGATTTAGAAGAGAGTAAGTTATATTATAAAAAAATAAATAGAATATTTTTAGCAGATGGTGATGCACTTTGTTTAAAAACAGAAACTCTAAAAAAGATATTATTAAAAATAAAGGAAACTCATCCTCAATGTGATAGGGTTGGTATATATGCTACAGCTAAAGATGTACTAAGAAAATCCATAGAAGAATTAAAAGCGCTTAGAGAATTAGGCTTAGGAATAGTTTATATGGGATTAGAAAGTGGTAGTTCAGAAATTTTAGAGGACATAAATAAGGGAGTTAAAGTTGAGGAATATATAGAAGCTTCTAAAAAAGCAAGGGCCAGTGGTATAAAATCATCTATAACTGTAATATCTGGCCTTGGAGGAAAAGAAAAATGGCAACAGCATGCCATAGAAACAGGTAAAGCACTATCTTTAATAGATCCAGATTATGTTGGTTTATTGACTCTTCTTTTAGATGAAGGTACAGAGATGACTGAACAGGTGAAAAGAGGAGAGATTACTTTATTAAAACCAGAAGAAGTTATGAAAGAAACAAAATTAATGTTAGAAAATATGAATGTAACTAATTGTATATTTAGAAGTAACCATGCCTCTAATTATGTGGCATTAAGAGGTACATTACCTAGAGATAAAGAGAAATTAATAAAAGTAATAGAAAATATATTAAAGGAAGATTTTTATTACAAAGAAGATATGTATAGATTATTATAG
- a CDS encoding N-acetyltransferase, producing MNIMSVNNENIDKEHICCALSDKKGETCISSKKNWMKKQFNEGLVFKKFNVRGKVFIEYIPAENAWCPIEAPGYMFINCFWVSGQFKGQGCGNKLLEECIMDAKQQNKKGLVILSSKKKMPFLSDPKYLKYKGFKICDIAEPYYELLYFPFDENEVEPKFKECCKNGTINEKGMVLYYSNQCPHTDKYALLTKDIAQLKKIKFSLIKYESKQQAQNAPSPFTTYSLFYDGKFVTNEILSENKFKKFLEKKGF from the coding sequence ATGAATATCATGAGTGTTAATAATGAAAATATTGATAAAGAGCATATTTGTTGTGCTCTATCAGATAAAAAAGGAGAAACTTGTATATCATCTAAGAAAAACTGGATGAAAAAACAATTTAATGAAGGACTTGTTTTTAAAAAGTTTAATGTACGTGGTAAGGTTTTTATAGAATATATACCTGCCGAAAATGCATGGTGTCCAATTGAAGCCCCGGGATATATGTTTATCAATTGTTTTTGGGTTTCTGGTCAGTTTAAAGGTCAGGGTTGTGGGAATAAATTGTTAGAAGAATGTATTATGGATGCAAAGCAGCAGAATAAGAAGGGGCTTGTTATCCTTTCATCAAAAAAGAAAATGCCTTTTTTGTCAGATCCTAAATACTTAAAATATAAAGGATTTAAAATATGTGATATAGCGGAGCCTTATTATGAACTGTTGTATTTTCCTTTTGATGAAAATGAAGTAGAGCCAAAATTTAAAGAGTGCTGTAAAAATGGTACAATTAATGAAAAAGGAATGGTTTTATATTACTCAAATCAATGCCCACATACTGATAAATATGCACTGCTAACTAAAGACATTGCTCAATTAAAGAAAATAAAATTTTCATTGATAAAGTATGAATCTAAGCAGCAAGCTCAGAATGCACCTTCACCCTTTACCACATATAGCCTTTTTTATGATGGTAAGTTTGTGACCAATGAAATATTATCAGAGAATAAATTTAAGAAGTTCCTTGAGAAAAAAGGTTTTTAA
- a CDS encoding RidA family protein: MNNNVVSRLNSSKISKSVGNYTHITKIEPNATFYTFSGQVGADLDGNFPLEFNKQVNNTFLNISNLLKSIDLTPNNVIKVNIWATEEIDWDYFDKVYDDFFGKPYPSMTVAYVNALGLKEIKLEIEIWAAK; encoded by the coding sequence ATGAATAATAATGTAGTTAGTAGATTGAATTCTTCAAAAATAAGTAAATCAGTAGGTAATTATACTCATATAACCAAAATAGAACCTAATGCAACATTTTACACATTTTCTGGACAAGTTGGAGCAGATTTAGATGGCAATTTCCCTTTGGAATTCAATAAACAGGTAAACAACACATTTTTAAATATATCAAATCTATTAAAGAGTATAGATTTAACACCTAATAATGTTATAAAGGTTAATATTTGGGCAACAGAAGAAATTGACTGGGATTACTTTGATAAAGTATATGATGATTTTTTTGGAAAACCTTATCCTTCAATGACTGTTGCTTATGTAAATGCTTTAGGATTAAAAGAGATAAAATTAGAAATTGAAATATGGGCAGCAAAATAA